DNA sequence from the Calidithermus timidus DSM 17022 genome:
ATAAGTCATGAAAGCCCTGTATACTCACGAGGTTGCGTTGCCTCGAGACTAGCCCCTAGCCTCGAGGTCACATCGGTTGCGCCGGGCGGAAGCTTGGCCACAGCGATTCTTGAGAATCCAGGGGCGAAACCAGGGCTCAGCGGCTCTGAATCGCCTCTCGCCTGAGAACCCCGCACCGAGCGCAACCTGCGTCAAGACGCAGAAGCCCCAGCGCCAAGGTGCGGGGTTCAGCTTTGGGCCGCTTGCGGCCTGCACTTAGAAAGGAGTGGTTACACTGCCAACGATCAACCAACTGCTTCGCAAGGGCCGTGCTCCTGTGGTCAAGAAGAGCAAGGTGCCCGCTTTGAAGGGTAGCCCCTTCCGCCGCGGCGTCTGCACCGTGGTGCGCACCGTCACCCCCAAGAAGCCCAACTCGGCGCTGCGCAAGGTGGCCAAGGTGCGCCTGAGCAGCCTCTACGAGGTCACCGCCTACATCCCCGGTGAGGGTCACAACCTGCAGGAGCACAGCGTCGTGCTCATCCGTGGAGGCCGTGTGAAGGACCTGCCGGGCGTGCGCTATCACATCGTGCGCGGCACCTACGACACCCAAGGCGTCAAGGACCGTAAGAAGAGTCGCAGCAAGTACGGTGCCAAGAAACCCAAGGCGGATGCCAAGGGCGCTGCCAAGAAGTAAGGGGGAGTGAAGGATGTCCCGCAGAAGACAAGCTGAAGTACGGCGGCTCGAGCCCGACCTGGTTTATGGCGACGTGGTGGTCTCAGCCTTCATCAACCGCATCATGCGTGAAGGCAAGAAGAACCTGGCCGCCCGCATCTTCTACGATGCTTGCAAGATCATCCAGGAAAAGAGTGGCCAAGAGCCCCTCAAGGTCTTCCGCGCCGCCGTGGACAACGTGCGCCCTCGAGTCGAGGTGCGCAGCCGCCGCGTGGGTGGGGCCAACTACCAGGTTCCCGTAGAGGTTTCCCCGCGCCGCCAACAGACCCTGGCCCTGCGCTGGATCGCCGCCGCCGCCGAAGGCCGCAGTGAGCGCACCGCCGCCGCCCGCTTCGCGGCCGAGCTGCTGGAAGCGGCTGAGAACAAGGGCGGGGCCATCAAGAAGAAGGAAGACGTCGAGCGCATGGCCGAGGCCAACCGCGCTTACGCCCATTACCGGTGGTAACTATGTCCACTAAGGTTGAGAGCGCCCTCAAGCTAACCCGCAACATCGGGATCGCCGCGCACATCGACGCCGGCAAGACCACCACCACCGAGCGCATCCTCTACTACACCGGCCGTATCCACAAGATCGGCGAGGTACACGAGGGTGCGGCCACGATGGACTGGATGGAGCAGGAAAAGGAGCGCGGCATCACCATCACTGCCGCGGTCACCACTGCCAACTGGAAGCACCAGAAGACCGGTATCGAGCACCGCATCAACATCATCGACACCCCCGGCCACGTGGACTTCACCATCGAGGTTGAGCGCTCCATGCGCGTACTCGACGGGGCGGTGGCAGTCTTCGACGCCTCGCAGGGTGTGGAGCCTCAGTCCGAGACGGTGTGGCGCCAGGCCGATAAGTACGGCGTGCCGCGCATTGCCTTTGCCAACAAGATGGACAAGACCGGGGCCGACTTGTGGCTGGTGATTAACACCATGAAGGAGCGCCTGGGGGCTCGCCCGGTGGTGATGCAGCTTCCCATCGGGCGCGAGGACACCTTCAGCGGCATCATCGATGTGCTGCGCCAGAAGGCCTACACCTACGGCAACGACATCGGCACCGATATCCGCGAGATCGAGATCCCTGCCGAGTACGCCGAGCAGGCCAAGGAGTACTACGAGAAGCTCGTCGAGACCGCTGCCGACTTCGACGAGGGCGTGATGATGAAGTTCCTCGAGGGCGAGGCGGTGAGCGAGGCTGAGCTCATCGCTGCCATCCGCGCAGGCACCATCGCCCAGAAGATCTTCCCGGTCTTCCTCGGCTCCGCGCTCAAGAACAAGGGCGTGCAGCTCCTGTTGGACGCGGTGGTAGACTACCTCCCCTCGCCGCTGGACATCCCCCCCATCAAGGGCCGGAGCGAAAACGGGGAGGAGGTCGAGCGCCCCGCCGATCCCAACGGGCCGCTGGCGGCGCTGGCCTTCAAGATCATGGCCGATCCTTACGTAGGCCGCCTGACCTTCATCCGCGTCTATTCCGGCACGCTCAAGTCGGGCTCCTACGTGGTCAACACCACCAAAGGTCGCAAGGAGCGCGTGGCCCGCTTGCTGCAGATGCACGCCAACAACCGCCAGGAGGTCGAGGAGTTGCGGGCGGGCGAGCTGGGCGCGGTGGTGGGCCTGAAGGAGACCATCACCGGCGATAGCCTGGTGGGCGAGGGCGACGAGCCGGTGATTTTGGAGTCCATCGAGATCCCCGAGCCCGTGATCGACCTGGCCATCGAGCCCAAGACCAAGGCTGACCAGGACAAGCTGGCCGTGGCCCTCTCCCGCCTGAGCGAGGAGGACCCCACCTTCCGGGTCTCCACCGACCAGGAAACCGGCCAGACCATCATCTCCGGCATGGGCGAGCTGCACCTGGAGATCATCGTCGACCGCCTCAAGCGCGAGTTCAAGGTCGATGCCAACGTGGGCAAGCCCCAGGTGGCCTACCGCGAGACCATCACCCGCGCGGTGGACGTCGAGGGCAAGTTCGTACGCCAGTCGGGCGGTCGCGGCCAGTACGGCCACGTCAAGATCAAGGCCGAGCCGCTGGGCCGGGGCTCGGGTTTCGAGTTCATCAACGCCATCGTGGGCGGCGTGGTGCCCAAGGAGTACATCCCCGCCGTGCAGAAGGGCATCGAGGAGGCCATGCAGTCCGGTCCCCTCACCGGCTTCCCCATCGTCGACCTCAAGGTCACCCTCTACGACGGCTCTTACCACGAGGTTGACTCCAACGAAATGGCCTTCAAGATCGCAGGCTCCATGGCGATCAAGGAAGCCATCCAGCAGGGTAATCCGGTGGTGCTCGAGCCCATCATGCGCGTCGAAGTCACCACCCCCGAACAGTTCCTGGGCGACATCATCGGCGACCTCAATAGCCGCCGGGGACAGATCCAGGGCATGGACGACCGGGGCAACGCCCGTATCGTGCGGGCCCACGTGCCGCTGGCCGAGATGTTCGGCTACGCCAACGACATGCGCTCCATGACCCAGGGCCGGGCCTCGTTCGTGATGTTCTTCGATCACTACGCCGAAGTCCCCAAGAACATCCAGGAGAAGCTGGTAAAAGGGCAATAACAAGCGGGTGGGTGCTTCGCCCTGAGATCGGAGCGCCCACCTCTTCATCTTGAAGGAGAAGAATAACCATGGCGAAAGGTGTATTCGAGAGGACGAAACCGCACGTAAACGTGGGGACGATCGGGCACGTAGACCACGGGAAGACGACGCTGACGGCGGCGATCACGTTTGTAGCGGCGGCGGCGAACCCGAGCATCGAGGTGCAGGACTACGACCAGATCGACAAGGCGCCGGAGGAGAAGGCGCGTGGGATCACGATCAACACGGCGCACGTGGAGTACGAGACGGCCCAGCGGCACTACAGCCACGTNGANTGCCCGGGGCACGCGGACTACGTGAAGAACATGATCACGGGAGCGGCACAGATGGACGGGGCGATCTTGGTGGTGTCTGGGACCGATGGACCGATGCCGCAGACGCGCGAACACATCCTGCTGGCTCGGCAGGTAGGGGTGCCGTACATCGTGGTGTTTTTGAACAAAGT
Encoded proteins:
- the rpsG gene encoding 30S ribosomal protein S7, which codes for MSRRRQAEVRRLEPDLVYGDVVVSAFINRIMREGKKNLAARIFYDACKIIQEKSGQEPLKVFRAAVDNVRPRVEVRSRRVGGANYQVPVEVSPRRQQTLALRWIAAAAEGRSERTAAARFAAELLEAAENKGGAIKKKEDVERMAEANRAYAHYRW
- the rpsL gene encoding 30S ribosomal protein S12; amino-acid sequence: MPTINQLLRKGRAPVVKKSKVPALKGSPFRRGVCTVVRTVTPKKPNSALRKVAKVRLSSLYEVTAYIPGEGHNLQEHSVVLIRGGRVKDLPGVRYHIVRGTYDTQGVKDRKKSRSKYGAKKPKADAKGAAKK
- the fusA gene encoding elongation factor G, giving the protein MSTKVESALKLTRNIGIAAHIDAGKTTTTERILYYTGRIHKIGEVHEGAATMDWMEQEKERGITITAAVTTANWKHQKTGIEHRINIIDTPGHVDFTIEVERSMRVLDGAVAVFDASQGVEPQSETVWRQADKYGVPRIAFANKMDKTGADLWLVINTMKERLGARPVVMQLPIGREDTFSGIIDVLRQKAYTYGNDIGTDIREIEIPAEYAEQAKEYYEKLVETAADFDEGVMMKFLEGEAVSEAELIAAIRAGTIAQKIFPVFLGSALKNKGVQLLLDAVVDYLPSPLDIPPIKGRSENGEEVERPADPNGPLAALAFKIMADPYVGRLTFIRVYSGTLKSGSYVVNTTKGRKERVARLLQMHANNRQEVEELRAGELGAVVGLKETITGDSLVGEGDEPVILESIEIPEPVIDLAIEPKTKADQDKLAVALSRLSEEDPTFRVSTDQETGQTIISGMGELHLEIIVDRLKREFKVDANVGKPQVAYRETITRAVDVEGKFVRQSGGRGQYGHVKIKAEPLGRGSGFEFINAIVGGVVPKEYIPAVQKGIEEAMQSGPLTGFPIVDLKVTLYDGSYHEVDSNEMAFKIAGSMAIKEAIQQGNPVVLEPIMRVEVTTPEQFLGDIIGDLNSRRGQIQGMDDRGNARIVRAHVPLAEMFGYANDMRSMTQGRASFVMFFDHYAEVPKNIQEKLVKGQ
- a CDS encoding GTP-binding protein: MAKGVFERTKPHVNVGTIGHVDHGKTTLTAAITFVAAAANPSIEVQDYDQIDKAPEEKARGITINTAHVEYETAQRHYSHVXCPGHADYVKNMITGAAQMDGAILVVSGTDGPMPQTREHILLARQVGVPYIVVFLNKV